The following DNA comes from Sander lucioperca isolate FBNREF2018 chromosome 2, SLUC_FBN_1.2, whole genome shotgun sequence.
ATAGAGAAAATAGTTGACTGAATTTTGAAGCAATCTGGTGTTAATTACGCACTCAGTTTGGACACAGACTGACGTTGATCCTTGCAACTTGAGATACGAAGACTTACTTTCCTGCAGCACCGAAGTGGACAGACACAGGAAGGCAATGTGACTCTGCAAAGGACAGTAAaccctgaaaaaaaacaaaaaaaaaacagcagcaattCACTGTCAAAAACTGAGATATgcttgtgtgcatccatgtcatGACTGTGACATTTCAATAGCTCATAATTTTGAGTAGGGCCATGGCATGTTTACAATGATCAGGctaaagaaaaatataaatgcTAAAGTAAATTGAGGCCGACTTAAACCTAAAGCCTGGCTTCTAATCCATCCAAACCCGATTTTCCAAAACCGACAGGAACAAGAAGACTAGGCTGGCTAAAAGAGGAGCCTAACAGCGGGGTGACCAAGAAACATTCCAAAACATTAGGGACAAGAGTTACAGGCGTTAATGCAGGTCAAGTCTTATTTACTGAACTAACAAAAGGACTTTCTatccaaatttacaaatgacagtggcgattttagaccctttttaggggggctcaagccccccctaaatttcatctcagcccccctaaaaattataataataaaaatctattttagtgcttcaagttagagttcGCAGAGGACAGTGACAGAGGAccaacaattacaggttcaaagaaacaggtttaataacctgtgtcgctgtcgccaatgctatgcacctgtaacccagtcaaggaaagttacaaaaaattatttatttattgtttacaccTCATTATCAATTCGTTTGATTCCGGTAGTCCAAAAAGGGACTTTCAGAGTTTTTTCATATgttcaatattttgcatttatcctctgttataataataaatacatatattcattgttatccAGTAAAATTACTGATTTTGCGGTtaaacacttttgcaaggcactgtatccgtgtcacattctcattaggggctgagcccccctaaaggtctgatcctagaatcgcccctgccaAATGACCAACCAAGTCCTTTTACTTCCTTTTTTAAGCTAGTACAGAACAAAGCAATTTAAATGGAGGTGTGTTCATTCAGACAGAAATCACTAATTCTGGAAGTGACATTTATAGTAGTATTATACAATGTTACAACAATGTTTTGCTCTTTTCTAACAATTTTAACAGTTTGAGATCGACTTCAGTTGCGCCAACTCcttaaaatacaaacacattcCTTTTTGGCTTAAAAGTTACACATTTCATAACAAACCACACCATCATAAACCATCATTTCTGCAACTTATTACTTCAATTACCTTTTCTATGAAGTGGTATAATATGCGTCACTTATGTCACACGCTATTAAGATGAGATACAGCAATGAGGGGAAAGTTTACATGGAAACGATACAGAGAGCCAAGTACACTTTGTTAGAGAACTTGAGTATCCACATTACAGGAccagaaatatgatctcttagACATGAAATACTCCTGAGCCAGTCATACACGCACacaacgcacgcacgcaccacgcacacacacacacacacacacacataatattcTCATGTGACAGGATAAAAGGAGCCTCCAAAAATAACCCTGTTACCCTCAACTCCTTCAGACAGAAAGTTATGTCCGACTCTACTCCGATTTGAAAGTAGTCAAACTCGTCTGGGTGTAAGGACATCTCAGTGCACATAGTCTTCATGTGATCTGTGACAGAAGTAAATCCAAGTCAAATAGTATCTTCACaacctttttttgtgtttgaggAATTAAAATATGAAGCATTTCTATTATCAGGTTAGGTTGTCAAACGTCTCAAAGCTGGTGCAACAGCGACTTTTGAACAGTTATGATATCTGTCAGTCACAGTATTGGTGGCCTGGGCCAAATCAcagtgtaacgttagctcaccATTGCCCCCCTCATAGTAATTTTTCAGACTGACTCTCTGAGAAGTCATGGAGAGAGTGATTTCCTCCTGGGACACTGGGAAATGCATCACCATATCACCTAGAAGCCTGCAGAGGTAGAGCAAAACAAATGCCAACCCACACAGAATCAGCCTAAGCATCGATATTATCGATCTTATGTCGACGCTGTGCTACTGATGGATGATACTTAATGTTTATGTCCTTGTCAATCTGGTTGATTAAACTGAATTGCACTGAActggtgctgtgtgtgtgtgtgtgtgtgtgtgtgtgtgtgtgtgtgtgtgtttgcccagAGCCAGCTGAGAGTACAAAACATTGTTAACACCCATTCTCTCTTCACTAAATAGACTGGACTGCTGAATCCAGCTGGCAGCTACCATATAACTAACAGTGAATCCACTTATCACAAAAAGAGATTAAAGATGGATTTCTAAGCATAAAGAGAACAAAGATGTAGGCTGTCCTACTCAATCACACAACACTCCTGAAGTTTTATTGTTGTATGCGATAGAACTTTGAGGTTCTAACTTCATTAACAGAATACTGAGCTGCTAACCTGGCAGGAGCTTTCAGCACATTGGGACAGAGGTGTGGGGCAAACACTGCCTGCAGAGCCTCACTTTCCTGAAAACGTAGGTTGTGGGTCTTAGTGATGCCTATCACAAAAGCAGAAAGAAGATATTTGGAGCACACTCACACTGCCACCAAGTGATGATAATATGTAATGCAGTGTCTGCAGCAGCATAGTGTTGATACAGGTCATTTTGAACACGGTTAAAGAAAACTGGCCAAGTAAAGGAAAAAAGGTTTAGGGTTTTTAGAAGTCCATCAAAAATGTATAAAGAATATAATGTCTTTACAATCAAATACAATTGGACTCTACAATCCTGACTCTTTCCTTTACCTGCAGCTAACTTATAATACAAAATGCAATGTTTCCTACCATGCCTGCAGAAAAACTGGATCATCACTCGGTCATCGGGAGTGCCGATTGATATTTGACATCGTTCCACATTACGCTCAATCGAAGTCAAACAGCGGAAAAGAGGTAGaatagactttaaaaaaaaatatacaggtTTAAGACAAGATTATAAGGCTGCTTGATTATGGGGAAAAattataatcacgattattttggtcaatattgaaatcacgattatttaacacgattactcattgacttaaaaaataaataaataagttttacttgcaaaatgtaatgtgcaaaataatcgattattcagtttttgtgatcgttaggagccaaaatcataTCGCGATTAAAATTTCGAttcattgcacagccctacaaGATTGTCATCAccgttttaacattttattcatagtCTTGAAGGGAAAACAATGTCACGTTAGACTTCCACTACTGTCTCATATATCCTGAAAAGGTGAGTATCTAGTGTCCTCTGCAGTGGGCTGTGATGTCACTATGAGCTCTCTACAGATGAATAACCACTACGACTGATATACCTTCATGGCCAGTTTGCATTTGATTGTTTCACTGCTCTGCTCTGATGCTGATCCCAGGCTGTAGTGCAGGAAGAACAGCGGCGAGAAGAGGAAGCAGGCATATGCAGAATGAGCAGAATTCACTGATCTCAGTGCCAGCtataagacagacagacagacagacagattcagTGAATGTGCTGCTCCTTGCTGTCACTTTATGTAGGGAGAAAAGGAGAAAGGAGGCCCAATACTTGGAGACCAGTACAGAGGCCTCAAGTAAAATAACattcatttaattaaaaaaattaagatgCGAGACGGAAAGCAATGACACTAGTCCTCTAAGAGAATAAGAATTGAATATCGGCGCTACTGAGAATATGGGATAATTCAACACTGAACATTGTTCCCCTTGTTTTAGTTAGTGCTGCTCACCGCTTTAACCATGGGATCCAACCACAGTTCATCTCCAATCCGCGACAGGGCATGAATAGCCTTTCCAAAtgctgcaacacaacacaagTGCCACCGGAGTTCAAGGTTAGCAACATACTATTGTGTCCATGTGTTACTATTACTAAGCCAGCTTTTTATTTCAATATAAAGTGGGTCAACTGCCTTACTAACCACTGAACTAGTGGTTAAGTTAGCTAGTTCGTtagaagctaacgttaaattagccaagctagctagcagtctttCATCATACATTTATACAAGCCTCACAAGCTGATACCATGTATGCAGATTAGATTtttaattcttaaaaaaaacaaaaacaaaacacctacattatttacaaaaacgtttaaacatATCGCTTGTCTTGTTTAATACTACCTTTTACACCACTTCCTTCCAAAATACAGTTCATGTTTGCTGAATCGAGGAGTGGGTTCGATGCTGACCGATGTAACCGAGTCTGGAGCTTATCACGAGACACGGGCAAACAGCGCGCGCAATGATGATTTCTCCAGGAcaattgctaacgttagctacatgatAGTTTAGctcaaatgagaaaaaaaatcaagtcaTGCCGATATAAAGGCTAAATTGGCTTAAAGAGGGTCCTCCGCAGCAACATGTAAGATTTAATGATTTCAATCATTAGAAGAAACTGGCCTAGCTAGTTAGTTACTATACTACTAAGTTATATATGGTTTATTTAACAGTGGCAGTGCACACAAACGTTAAATGAACATTGCTGTTAATGCGCCAGTTAGCCAAAAGGGCTGGACAGATGATTTATAGTCACACGAAAAAGAGTATAactcaaattaaaagttattGAAATAGTCATCATAATAATCATCACGATACATCGTCAGgtgcaaattaaaacaaataatcatATTGATATTAGCTTCTAAGCTGCCCTAAATCATGGAAACATGCTTTCTCAAATGAAAATACACGTCTCAAGTTCTGTAAGAAGTGGTAACGTTTCATATTTGATGAAGCCCAAATAAAAGATAGATTAGAAAGGAttcacactgtttactgctaGAACTCCGATACAACAGAATAtccaatcatttttatttgtgttatgAATAATAGCATGACTAAGAATACATATAAACTTTATGACAACTACTACATAGTCATTTAACTAACAGAACATGTAACTATGACATGTGCTTTAGCTCTAAATGTGGTGGTGCTTGTAATATCTGTATAAGATTATGACACACATTTATAGTCATATTTGATAAATGTGTGCAACAGGTGTTGATGCAAAGATCAACATAAAGACTCACTAGAAGGTAATTAACGCCTTTAAATCGAAAACAGTTTGCCATCATATTGGTCATCTGTTGACTATTTTTGGAAGTATAACATCAGAATTAGCTGTGCTGCTGCTTTTCCTCTGTCCTTGAGGCTTCGCTCTTGCCACATCCTTCTGTGCATCCTTCGTGAACGTACTATTGTCTCTCTGTTGATGAAACCCAAACCTCCTTCTGCAGGTGGGATTCTGACCTAGGAAATACAAACCACAACATGAGATGGATGATGGGAGTGGCCAAacgtcagtggtggaatgtaagtaGTGTAGTTAAGTACaagtttgaggtacttgtactttactttagtcttttcttttcatgccactttctacttctactccactacatttctgagattaatacattaatctgacagcatgtaattaaactacccaacaatatatagtcCTACaaatacagctgaaatgattagaccattaaccctcgtgttgtcctcgggtcaaatttgacccattttcaaaaagtttctatatcagaaattagagatgatactgcctaaaatgctggtattgatatcgggaagtactggagtttatgcaccgatccaataccacgtaataaagccctaaagaaaatctacgttaaagtagtttatgttctttttccgttataactgactgtcaaactggataataaaagaaagttccgtggcattcattgttcatgtttcacaaagagtttaacctgagccatacatacaacaaagatagaaataatatcacatccatacagggatggTATAGTAtgcagttgttaaaacataataaaatatatgacacactggtatcggatcggtactcggtatcggctgatacgcaagttcaggtatcagaaagggtatcaggaagcaaaaaatggtatcgggccatctctatcagaaatttgggttttctttcaaccaaattgtcaaaaaataaataacgtggatggttccatacaacgctcctcacaggtaaaataaatgatcagttcactactttcattgaatttgggtgtatataattgaataaaacatatACAGTAGCATAAAAAAGAACTGATacaagaacgttgaaaaaagtgagcaAAATATTGGAAAAAGCTTTAAGAATGTGgggagaaaacaacaaaaaaagcgtagaaaaaaacaaaatcaacaaaaacatcgaaaaaaatgacaaaaacacgttaaaaaagtgacaaaaatgtctggAAAGCTTCCAAAACAttaggaaaagtgacaaaaatgtaaaaaaaaaagtgacaaaaacattgggaaaagcaacaaaagtgtcaaaaaaagatgaccaaaatgttgggaaaaaagtttttatttcaaattttgacccagaaaaactaaaagttgcatggtcgatgggaaggcaacacaagggttaaacacctacttgattgacagaactgttttgatcatttccagtttctaaaatgtgaggatttttctgcattgagtacttttacttttaatactttaagtacattttcctgatgatactcttacttttacttatagcattttcattgcaggacttttacttgtaacagagtatttttactgtgtggtattagtactcaacttaaagctttagtgcgtaactttttgatattaatgaacgtccgttacgttcaagccattgccaaatgagttgctacgaCGCTAATTAAAGCGTAACTcccgccaaaatgcaacctagggtctttttgtgaatgtacctgagtcaaactttcgtttaaaagcatatttaggacagaatcgccacttttaagatttaccgcattttcgtttttcggtcaaatggccttttgaacgggagtgctaggggcacttttatgctagcctcaaaatagctatttttaaaacactaagaaggctcaacacaacatgaaactttgcacaaagtatcaccaggggctctacacatgaacgcaAGCATTGAGaatattgtttgtgtacacagagtttactaaaaagaaaggttttgaacaactcaccataggtcttgttgtttccggccgctaccacctcggcagtcaaaacaaGTCGGTATCCAAATGCGAATGAATggactccatatgaggctcctttttcaactacgaggtcaatattgtttttcaataacgacaaaacaagaaataatccgtgcatttaaatggaactaagcttttggagctttccatctttactctcctccctgttatgttgcattcggaaatcgattgtttttgactgataaaatggctgcgcccggaaacaacaagagctacggtgagttgttcaaaaccttttttagtaaactctgggtacacaaacaatgttgtcaatacttttgttaaggtgtagagcccctggtgatacttcaagcaaagtttcatgttgtgtcgagccttcttagtgttttaaaaatagctattttgaggctagcataaaagtgcccctagcactcccattcaaaaggccatttgaccgaaaaatgaaaatacggtaaatcttaaaagtggcgattccgtcctaattatgcttttaaacgaaagtttgactcgggtacattcacactAGGTTGCACTTTGGCgcgagttacgctttaagactatcagctccacacaactctctctgtatttctcagtatggctatgttcagaagattgtgtcgtccgatgactttcccgcgcagaagctcgagtgaagataattacctcttctgaagagtccatcatgtttttttaatcctccgtgtcctccttggctactagcaaatgtgtgggggaggggtgggggcgcgatcatgtaaggcttgtatcatgtggacgcgccgacagtgttgtcattacttagaattcctcgtgggggagacagaaactacacactatagctttaagtaaagatctgaatacttcttccaccactgcaaagaTTATGTTTGAGAGAATAGATACACACCTGATTGAACACATGTGTGCAGCACATTGAGATAGTGCTGCTTCATCTGCTGCCTCATGTGTTCTGTACTGTAAACGTTTGCTATACTGCAAAGGTAGCGTCTCTGTCCAGCTGTAAGGGCTGGATGCTGAGACAGAAACAAGACCTGATGTGATTATATTATATACGGTATAACAGAATTTTACAATTATCTCATTCAAACCATCTTAAAGCTCTTGACAGGAAAAATACCACAGAAACGAACAGAAAATTAACTTGAGCATGCGCTCCAGCGTTACGTGGTTACCTGTAAGAAGGGTGCAGACATCATAGATTTGGGAATGTGTATTGTCTTCATGTGCTGGCCGCCTGCAGACACATTTGCGTGTGTTCCTCTGTACATCTCCCTCACTTGCTGACTAGGT
Coding sequences within:
- the rad9b gene encoding cell cycle checkpoint control protein RAD9B; the protein is MNCILEGSGVKAFGKAIHALSRIGDELWLDPMVKALALRSVNSAHSAYACFLFSPLFFLHYSLGSASEQSSETIKCKLAMKSILPLFRCLTSIERNVERCQISIGTPDDRVMIQFFCRHGITKTHNLRFQESEALQAVFAPHLCPNVLKAPARLLGDMVMHFPVSQEEITLSMTSQRVSLKNYYEGGNDHMKTMCTEMSLHPDEFDYFQIGVESDITFCLKELRGLLSFAESHCLPVSVHFGAAGKPVCFSVDDIVLEATVVLATLSDSESRGSSQPTETLAPSTPKCADAAVLPVGWCDGSKAQDSPAVMEMIPSSQGSPITNLPALMLLRPETDDPNGRGVADEAFASATLSPASSMICSLLFRASQQDDDGRAARLPVLACYSDEEENLEVDNTRSPSL
- the LOC116051663 gene encoding protein FAM216A, encoding MDVNISNSFFLSFFSFFLRSAESYQRGTDGFECLPSQQVREMYRGTHANVSAGGQHMKTIHIPKSMMSAPFLQHPALTAGQRRYLCSIANVYSTEHMRQQMKQHYLNVLHTCVQSGQNPTCRRRFGFHQQRDNSTFTKDAQKDVARAKPQGQRKSSSTANSDVILPKIVNR